A stretch of Lathyrus oleraceus cultivar Zhongwan6 chromosome 6, CAAS_Psat_ZW6_1.0, whole genome shotgun sequence DNA encodes these proteins:
- the LOC127091213 gene encoding endoglucanase 17, giving the protein MALSLSLTTILLSLFSFFLLHTHANPFRSIHHHNHPHFATHNYRDALTKSILFFQGQRSGKLPSNQRISWRRDSGLSDGSALHVDLVGGYYDAGDNVKFGFPMAFTTTMLSWSVIEFGGLMKSELPNAKEAVRWATDYLLKATAHPNIIYVQVGDAKKDHACWERPEDMDTPRSVFKVDANAPGSEVAAETAAALAAASLVFRRSDPTYAKILVRRAIRVFQFADKHRGSYSNALKPFVCPFYCSYSGYQDELLWGAAWLHKATKNPMYLKYIQTNGQILGAAEFDNTFGWDNKHVGARILLSKEFLVQNVKSLHDYKGHSDNFVCSLIPGAGSSSAQYTPGGLLFKMSDSNMQYVTSTTFLLVTYAKYLTKSHSVVNCGGTTVTPKRLRTLAKRQVDYLLGDNPLKMSYMVGYGPRYPQRIHHRGSSLPSMAVHPGKIQCSAGFGVMNSKSPNPNILVGAVVGGPDQHDRFPDQRSDYEQSEPATYVNAPLVGTLAYLAHSFGQL; this is encoded by the exons ATGGCTCTCTCCCTTTCCCTCACTACCATTCTCCtttcccttttctcttttttccttCTCCACACCCATGCCAACCCATTCCGTTCCATTCACCACCACAACCACCCTCACTTCGCCACCCACAACTACAGAGACGCTCTCACCAAGTCCATTCTCTTTTTCCAAGGCCAGAGATCAGGGAAACTCCCTTCTAACCAGAGAATCTCTTGGAGAAGAGACTCTGGTCTCTCTGATGGCTCAGCATTGCAT GTTGATTTGGTTGGAGGGTACTATGATGCTGGTGACAATGTTAAGTTTGGTTTTCCTATGGCTTTTACTACCACCATGCTTTCATGGAGTGTTATTGAGTTTGGTGGGTTGATGAAAAGCGAGTTGCCGAATGCTAAAGAAGCTGTTCGTTGGGCTACTGATTATCTTCTTAAAGCCACTGCACATCCAAACATCATTTATGTTCAG GTTGGAGATGCTAAAAAGGACCATGCTTGTTGGGAGAGACCAGAGGACATGGACACTCCAAGAAGTGTTTTTAAGGTTGATGCTAACGCACCTGGCTCTGAAGTTGCTGCGGAAACTGCTGCAGCATTGGCAGCGGCTTCTCTTGTTTTCAGAAGAAGTGATCCAACATATGCCAAGATTTTAGTAAGAAGGGCTATCAGG GTTTTTCAGTTTGCTGATAAACATAGAGGATCTTACAGCAATGCCTTGAAACCCTTTGTGTGTCCATTCTATTGTTCTTACTCAGGTTATCAG GATGAGTTGTTGTGGGGTGCTGCTTGGCTCCACAAGGCCACAAAGAATCCAATGTATCTAAAATACATTCAAACAAATGGTCAAATCCTAGGAGCTGCAGAGTTTGACAACACATTTGGTTGGGATAACAAACATGTTGGAGCAAGGATACTTCTTTCAAAG GAATTTCTAGTTCAAAATGTAAAATCCCTCCATGACTACAAGGGCCATTCAGACAATTTTGTTTGTTCTTTGATTCCTGGAGCTGGTTCCTCATCTGCACAATATACCCCAG GTGGACTTTTGTTCAAGATGAGTGATAGTAACATGCAGTATGTCACATCCACTACCTTCTTACTGGTCACATATGCCAAATACTTAACCAAATCACATTCAGTTGTAAATTGTGGTGGTACCACTGTAACACCAAAGAGACTCAGAACCTTAGCCAAGAGACAG GTGGATTATTTGTTAGGAGATAACCCATTGAAGATGTCATACATGGTGGGGTATGGACCAAGGTATCCACAAAGGATACACCACAGAGGATCATCACTTCCTTCAATGGCTGTACACCCGGGAAAGATCCAGTGTTCCGCAGGGTTTGGTGTAATGAATTCAAAATCACCAAATCCTAACATTCTAGTGGGTGCTGTTGTTGGTGGACCAGATCAGCATGATAGGTTTCCAGATCAACGGTCAGATTATGAACAATCAGAGCCAGCTACTTATGTTAATGCGCCACTTGTCGGAACACTGGCTTATCTTGCACACTCATTTGGTCAACTTTAA